The Salinirubellus salinus genome segment GATCATCAAGGACCTCGACGCTGCTGGCCAGTGGCACATCGAGCCCCTCCCCGACTCGGAGGTGCCGGCGGACCGTGAGCACGCCGTCCGGGTCCGCCTCGACATCGACTTCCACCCGCAGTCGGCGAACACCGACGCCCTCGAACTCCCCCGGTTCGTGAACCTGAGCTGGGTCGTCGAGAAGGTGAAACCGCTCGTGCAGGAGGAGGCCGAACGGGTCGTCAGGCGCATCGTCGCCGACCTGGAGGGGGAGACGCGCGACGTGGACCTGGAGATACACAAGACGCCGGACCGGGTCTGAGCCGCGTGGGGGGTTCCCCCTCGCTCACTCGTCGACTTCGTAGTCGCCGCCGAAGCGCATGAAGAAGTACGCGAGCCCCAGCGTCGAGAACATCCCGACCATCGTCGCGACGCCGAGCGTCTTCGCCGAGTCCGGGATGGCCGGCGGACCGCCGCCGCCACCGCCGCTGGACGCGCTCGGGTCCTCGCCGGACTCGTTCACCGTGATGGAGCCGACCATCCCCGAGGTCTGGTGCGGGGCACAGTAGTACTCGTACGTACCCGTCGTCTCGAACGTGTAGGAGTACTCGTGGCCCGTGTCGTACGTGTCGCCCGGGCCACCCTCGGTGCCCTCCCAGCCGGCCCCCTCGGGCTGGCTGTCGACGACGATGTTGTGGAGGTCCGACTCCCACACGAAGTTCACCGTCGTGCCCGGCGTGATGAACAGCTCTGCCGGTTCGAACACCAGTTCGCCGCCGGGGCCGACGACGACCTCCTGGCTCGACTGTGCTGCCGCCGTCCCGGACGTCGCCGCCACGCCCGCGGCCGCCGCCGTCCCAGACGCCGCCTTGAGGAACCCACGCCGGCTCACGGTATCGTCCGCGCTCATGGATTGGACTTACCGCTACCCCGTACTGAATCCATTGATTCCGTCCCGCCGTCCCGGGACTCAGTGACGCCGCTCGGTTCGGGGGTAGTCGTCCGTGGGAGCGGTCCCGTCCGGCGACGCCGGGTACGCCTGCAGGAACCGCTCGGCCGCCCGCTCGCCGCGTTCCAGTAACCCCTCCAGGAACTCGGGCCGCCGGTCCAGTTTCGTCGACGGGCCGAAGTGCTCGTCCAGTTCGATGCGGCGGATATCCGTCTCGACGAACTCGTCCGCGGGCAGGTGGCCCGCGCGGACCCACTCGTTGACCCAGCGGACGAACCGCAGCTCCTGGTTCAGCGAGAGGTTCCCGGAGAGTTCGTTGCGGCGGTCGGCGATGGCCGCCGGCGTCCGCGGAATCGCGGCGTCGTTCTGTGGGTTGATCTGGACGACCCACACCTCCTCCGGCTTGCGATCGGCCGGTACCGTCAGGAGGTCGAGGACCGGTGGGTTCTGGCTGAAGAGGCCGTCCCAGTGGCCGTGCCCGTCGATCTCGACCGCCGGGAACAGTTCGGGGATGGCCGCCGACGCGAGCACCGCGTCCTCGGTGACGTCCTCGTTGTGGAACGTCTCGAAGACGCCGCCCTCCACGTCGACGGTCCCGACGACGAGTTCGGGGTCCGTGTGCGTACAGTGGGCAGGGACGTCGTCGAAGTCGACGAACGACTCCAGGATGCGCCCGATGCGTCGCTGGCCGAGGTACGACGCGGGGACCGTGTACGGACTGGGCTGTGGTGTCGGGACGCCCATGTCGCGGGCCATCGACCCCCAGACGCCGAGCGCGCTGGCCCACGCGTCGACGGGGTCGTCGGCAGCCAGTTCGGCCCAGAGGTCGCCGAGTCGCTCGACGGCCGTCGCGGGACCCTCCGTCACGAGCGCGTACCACGCGACGACGGCGTTGAACGCGCCCCCGGAGGTGCCGGAGATGCCGACGAGTTCGAACCGCTCCTCGTCCCACTCGTGGAACAGGCCCCGGAGGACGCCCGCGGTGAACGCGGTGTGACTCCCACCGCCCTGACACGCGATGGCCACGCG includes the following:
- a CDS encoding type II toxin-antitoxin system RatA family toxin, translated to MSDAVEVSTVVYISPEEAYDFIVDFPRYARYSKYLSRVTQNGDGHPGTEYDLHFEWWKLSYTARSRVTDTEPPRRLDWQIIKDLDAAGQWHIEPLPDSEVPADREHAVRVRLDIDFHPQSANTDALELPRFVNLSWVVEKVKPLVQEEAERVVRRIVADLEGETRDVDLEIHKTPDRV
- a CDS encoding plastocyanin/azurin family copper-binding protein codes for the protein MSADDTVSRRGFLKAASGTAAAAGVAATSGTAAAQSSQEVVVGPGGELVFEPAELFITPGTTVNFVWESDLHNIVVDSQPEGAGWEGTEGGPGDTYDTGHEYSYTFETTGTYEYYCAPHQTSGMVGSITVNESGEDPSASSGGGGGGPPAIPDSAKTLGVATMVGMFSTLGLAYFFMRFGGDYEVDE
- a CDS encoding patatin-like phospholipase family protein, whose protein sequence is MSADGAAGDDRPTRVAIACQGGGSHTAFTAGVLRGLFHEWDEERFELVGISGTSGGAFNAVVAWYALVTEGPATAVERLGDLWAELAADDPVDAWASALGVWGSMARDMGVPTPQPSPYTVPASYLGQRRIGRILESFVDFDDVPAHCTHTDPELVVGTVDVEGGVFETFHNEDVTEDAVLASAAIPELFPAVEIDGHGHWDGLFSQNPPVLDLLTVPADRKPEEVWVVQINPQNDAAIPRTPAAIADRRNELSGNLSLNQELRFVRWVNEWVRAGHLPADEFVETDIRRIELDEHFGPSTKLDRRPEFLEGLLERGERAAERFLQAYPASPDGTAPTDDYPRTERRH